aCTATATCAAGGCTGGAGTACTTCTGAGGGGTTAGAGAACAGGAATCATGAAGCCATGCGCATTGAAAGAGGCTGCTTGGTCCAAGACACCTATGCCAATGTATTTTGGGCTCtcaaataatactaataggCGTATGATGTTCAAATACCAGTTGGAACGACAGTAGTCATAGGTGGGTGGTAGGATACTACGGGTTACTGCGAAGCGGAATATATATCACTTGATAAACTATACAGTACCCATCTTTCATTGCAATAGATTCATTATCATGGCCAATTAAATACAACTAGATCCTCACAGACTCAGGCACACCCACAGTCAACACATCCACCCCACTCTGGATCTGCGACTTGGTCGGCATGTTCTTGCGCCGCATCAGTTCGGCACTCTTGACCATCACCGGGTCCATACCCATCGTAGCAACGGCCACCACTGTGTCTCCTTTGCAGTAATACGCAGCGAACTTGGCGTTCTCGGGCTCTCCCTTCAGCACCAGATCGTCCCATCCGCCCACGGTACTTCCGCAGTAGCGCAGCTGGGCACCCAGGGCGGAccagaagatggggatgaacGCCTTGGGCTTGAGGGATTGCAATGATCCGCTGTGGACAATTGCGCGTGCTACTCCGCGTCCGGCGTTTTGGGCCACGTTCCAGTGCTCGATACGGGTGTATGTGCCCTTGTCCTGATCTGCTCCTGGCCCGTGGTACGGGTAGGTGGCGATGTCACCGATAGCAAAGACGTCGTCGTTCAGACCGGGGACCGCAAAGTGCTCGTTGGTCTTGATGGacccatcctcctcgagggTAACGGATGGGTTGCCTTGGAGGAAGTCAGTCGCGGGACGCACTCCCACTCCGAGAATGACCAGATCTGCTGGAAGCACGGTGCCGTCTTTCAGGTGGACTGCGCCGACCTTGCTGGAATCGCTGCTGGAGGGAGTTGCCTTGTCTACGCTGGCGGAGAGCTTAAACTTGACGCCCGCCTTCTCCAGGTTACCCTGGAAGATGCGGCCGACCTGCTCGCCCATTACACGCTCCATCGGGGCCTTCTCCATGCCGACGATGGTGACGTCGTTCTCCTTGGCAAGGCAATTGCCCACCTCCATACCGATGAAGGAGCTGCCGATGACAAcgaccttcttgttcttttgctCGCCCAGTGCCTGGTGAATGGCCTGCACGTCTGGAATGGTGCGGAGCACGAAGATGTTTCCAAGGTCCTTGAACCCTTCCAGTGGGAGAGTGCGCGGCACACCTCCTGTCGCAAGGACCAGCTTGGTGTAAGGGTACGACTTGCCAGACTTAGTAGCCaccgtcttcttctggaaATCAACGCCCGTCACAT
The window above is part of the Aspergillus luchuensis IFO 4308 DNA, chromosome 8, nearly complete sequence genome. Proteins encoded here:
- the nfr1 gene encoding putative AIF-like mitochondrial oxidoreductase (Nfrl) (COG:Q;~EggNog:ENOG410PIC8;~InterPro:IPR036188,IPR017941,IPR028202,IPR036922, IPR023753,IPR016156;~PFAM:PF07992,PF00355,PF00070,PF14759;~go_function: GO:0016491 - oxidoreductase activity [Evidence IEA];~go_function: GO:0050660 - flavin adenine dinucleotide binding [Evidence IEA];~go_function: GO:0051537 - 2 iron, 2 sulfur cluster binding [Evidence IEA];~go_process: GO:0055114 - oxidation-reduction process [Evidence IEA]); this encodes MPRPLLLPSTAAARQSFFLRASARWSPCCPSSSSSSSSIHFPSSSARIPLRCCRCSCRNSALCRCSCCAHPTSASSRSFTTLSFSNKLNPSSLPIHPSLRASSLRAPFSTNSLKMAQDYKLKDITSLADVKDMDKVECEVDGIQDGKVLLVRYNGQVHAMTPKCTHYGAPLKLGVVAPEGRITCPWHGACFNVETGDVEDAPAPNALKKFEVFEKNGAVYINANEADVKAAQRDPAVKCSASQQEKLVVVGGGSGTFGVVQAIREMKYKGAITVITREPNLIIDRTKLSKALIADAAKIQWRPEEWYKEASIEVAHDDVTGVDFQKKTVATKSGKSYPYTKLVLATGGVPRTLPLEGFKDLGNIFVLRTIPDVQAIHQALGEQKNKKVVVIGSSFIGMEVGNCLAKENDVTIVGMEKAPMERVMGEQVGRIFQGNLEKAGVKFKLSASVDKATPSSSDSSKVGAVHLKDGTVLPADLVILGVGVRPATDFLQGNPSVTLEEDGSIKTNEHFAVPGLNDDVFAIGDIATYPYHGPGADQDKGTYTRIEHWNVAQNAGRGVARAIVHSGSLQSLKPKAFIPIFWSALGAQLRYCGSTVGGWDDLVLKGEPENAKFAAYYCKGDTVVAVATMGMDPVMVKSAELMRRKNMPTKSQIQSGVDVLTVGVPESVRI